GCGCCGGGGCATGGCCGAGCGCGGCGCCCACCAGCGTCTGCTGGTCCAGCACCTGGCAGTCGGCGTTGCCGTGGCCGGCAAAGAGGGCGTGCAGCGCGTCGAACGCCTGCCGCTCCGCCCCATGCGCGTGCGCCTGGGGGGCCGCGCCGCCGGGCAGGTGCAGCACCTGGTGCATGCGGCCCAGCGTGGGCGCGAGCACGAGCGCCAGCAGCAGCCACGCCAGCGCAAGGCGGCGGCGCAGCAGCGGCAGGGCGTGGGGGTGCGGTGGGCGCAGCATGGGCCCGGGAGGATAGCGCAGGATTCAGGCCCCGGGCTTCAGGTGGCGCGCGAAGGTCTTGCGGAACTTCGCCACCTTCGGCCCCACGACGAAGGCGCAGTAGCCCTGGTCGGGGTGGTTGGCGAAGTAGTCCTGGTGGTAGTCCTCGGCCGGCCAGTAGCTTTTCAGCTCCTGCAGCTGCGTCACCACGGGCGCGCCCCACTGGCCGCCCTGCTCCAGCTCGCGCAGCAGGTCCTCGGCCACCTGCCTGTGCGCGGGGTCGGTGTAGTAGATGCCGCTGCGGTACTGCGTGCCCACGTCGTTGCCCTGGCGGTCGGGCGTGGTGGGGTCGTGGATGGCGAAGAAGATTTCGAGGATCTCGCGCACGCCGATCTCGGCCGGGTCGAAGGTAACGCGCACCACCTCGGCATGGCCCGTATCGCCCGAGCACACCTGCTCGTACGTGGGCGCGGCCACATGGCCGTTGGCGTAGCCGCTCTGCACGTCGGTCACGCCGCGCACGCGGTCGAACACGGCCTCGGTGCACCAGAAACAGCCGCCGCCCAGGGTGATGGTCTGCAATTGCGAAGACATGGGCACACTCCTTGAAACACGGGCGCACATGATAGGAAGGAACCCATATCCAGGCCCATGGCCGGGCGAACGCTGCGCGTTGACACGTGGGCCGCGCGGTCGCTACCATGCGGTCGCCGTCATTACTAACCGGCAAGTCAGTAACTCCATGAACGCCCTCCCCTCCCTTCCCGACCAGCCCGAAGCCCCCCGGCGCGGCCGCCGCAAGGAAGCGCGCCCGGGCGAGCTGCTGGAAGCGGCGCTGGACCTGTTCGTGGAAAAAGGCTTCGCCGCCACGCGCGTGGAGGAGGTCGCGGCGCGCGCCGGCGTGTCCAAGGGCACGCTGTTCCTCTACTTCCCGAGCAAGGAAGAGCTGTTCAAGGCCGTGGTGCGCAAGAACATCGCCGGGCGCTTCGCCGAATGGGACCTGGAGCTCGAAGCCTACGAAGGCACGAGCAGCGAGCTGGTGCAGTACTGCTTCCAGACCTGGTGGGAGCGCGTGGGCTCGACCAAGGCAGCGGGCCTGGGCAAGCTCATGCTGAGCGAGGCCAACAACTTCCCCGAGCTCGCCGACTTCTACCGCCGCGAGGTC
This region of Alicycliphilus denitrificans K601 genomic DNA includes:
- the msrA gene encoding peptide-methionine (S)-S-oxide reductase MsrA, which codes for MSSQLQTITLGGGCFWCTEAVFDRVRGVTDVQSGYANGHVAAPTYEQVCSGDTGHAEVVRVTFDPAEIGVREILEIFFAIHDPTTPDRQGNDVGTQYRSGIYYTDPAHRQVAEDLLRELEQGGQWGAPVVTQLQELKSYWPAEDYHQDYFANHPDQGYCAFVVGPKVAKFRKTFARHLKPGA
- a CDS encoding TetR/AcrR family transcriptional regulator is translated as MNALPSLPDQPEAPRRGRRKEARPGELLEAALDLFVEKGFAATRVEEVAARAGVSKGTLFLYFPSKEELFKAVVRKNIAGRFAEWDLELEAYEGTSSELVQYCFQTWWERVGSTKAAGLGKLMLSEANNFPELADFYRREVIEPGHRLIRRILQRGMDRGELRPLDLDHAVYCVLAPLMFLTISQPSPSLCILDPECFSPEKYIRLQADNVLQGLCVRPT